AGGTGGGCACCCTGGGCGGGGGCAACCACTTCATCGAGGTCCAGCAGGGCAGCGACGGCCATGTCTGGCTGATGATCCATTCCGGCAGCCGTAATATCGGCTTTAAGGTGGCCCGCCACTACAACCGGCTGGCCGGGGAGCTGAACAGGAAGTGGAAGAGCCCGGTGCCGCCCGACTGGCAGTTGGCTTACCTGCCCCTGGACTCCAGGCAGGGGCAGGTCTACCTGCAGGAGATGCGATATTGCGTTGACTTCGCCCTGGCCAACCGGCTGTTGATGATGGAGCGATTCCAGGAGGCGGTGATGTATGCGGTGGGCAAGGCGGTGGCATTCGGCGAGGTGATCAATATCGCCCACAACTATGCGGCAATAGAGAAACATTTCGGGGTGGAGGTGGTGGTGCATCGCAAGGGCGCCACCCAGGCCCGGGCCGGCCAGACCGGGATCGTGCCCGGCTCCCAGGGCACCACCAGCTATATTGTCCGGGGCAGGGGCAATCCCGAGAGCTTTGAGTCATGCTCCCACGGCGCCGGCCGCAAGATGGGCCGCAAACAGGCCCAGCGCGAACTGAACCTGGAAAAAGAGAAGAGCAGGCTGGACAAAATGGGGGTGATCCACGCCCTGCGCGGCAAAAGGGACCTGGACGAGGCCGCCGGGGCCTATAAGGATATCGCCGAGGTGATGGCCAACCAGGCCGACCTGGTGACCGTGGAGATCAAACTCAAGCCCCTGGCGGTGGTCAAGGGGTAGTTTCAGCGTACCTCGCAGCCGAGGCAGGCCTCGCCGTTACCGGTCCATATTATTGGCGTGTCGCTTGATTCGGTAACCCATCCCGGGAGAGAGAAGTCAATCCCCGGGGGCTCGGGGAGGAGTACCGGCGCGGTGGTGTTGTCCCGGACATAGGTATATTGGCCCGGGCCGACGGTCAGGGTCCCGGCCGGGTTGGCGACCACGATGGCGTCCTGTAGGGCGTGGAGATAGACGCCGTCCGGCAGCGGCCCGCAATTGCCGTTGCAGATCCTGACCTCGTAAATGGTACCGCGGATGCCGATGGTGGCGGCCACGGTCTTCATCCGGTAGCTGTCAGGGTTGCCCCGTTTGCCGATCTGGCCGGTGATGGCCCGCAAGCCGCCCTTTACCAGGTTGAAGACGGCCTTGTCAGCCCCGGGCCGCTCCTGGTCAAAGATCATGGCCTCGACCGTGAACCTGGTGTTGGGCCGCAGAATGACCTCGCTGTTGTCGATGAATTTGATCCGGGCATAGGTCCGTTTTTCCGTTACCAGGATATCGCCGACCTCCACGTCGGAGTTCAGCTCCAGGGTCTTTACGATCCCGTTCGCTTTCTGGCCAAAGAGCAGTCCGCTCAGGTTGGCCACCCTGCCCGCCACCTCTGCGGCAAAGGCGGTGGAGTTCACAATCGATCCTGCCAGCAGCAGGACGAGCAGGGTGATTATGGTAACGGCGAGTCGGTTTTTTATCACCATCATGGAACCCTCCTAGTACAGGGTTTATATGAAAGTCGTTCCGGACAAAGCCCGGTGTCCGGAGATATTTTCATTGCTGGTTGTGGCTGCGGCCCAAAAATCATGGTCCAGCCATGCTGGTTTATATGAAAGTCGTGCCGGACAAAGCCCGGTGTCCGGGGAGATTTTCATTGCTGGTTGTGGCTGCGGCCATAAAGTTTGGTCCAGCCATGCTGGTTAGTAAAAATACCGC
This portion of the Desulfobacterales bacterium genome encodes:
- a CDS encoding RtcB family protein, which gives rise to MADAHLGYGMPIGGVMATQEVVIPNAVGVDIGCGMCAVRTSLTGIDRETLLRIMAGIRARIPLGFAHHKKKQNERWMPDYPGEPMPVVEAEYASALKQVGTLGGGNHFIEVQQGSDGHVWLMIHSGSRNIGFKVARHYNRLAGELNRKWKSPVPPDWQLAYLPLDSRQGQVYLQEMRYCVDFALANRLLMMERFQEAVMYAVGKAVAFGEVINIAHNYAAIEKHFGVEVVVHRKGATQARAGQTGIVPGSQGTTSYIVRGRGNPESFESCSHGAGRKMGRKQAQRELNLEKEKSRLDKMGVIHALRGKRDLDEAAGAYKDIAEVMANQADLVTVEIKLKPLAVVKG
- a CDS encoding FecR family protein translates to MMVIKNRLAVTIITLLVLLLAGSIVNSTAFAAEVAGRVANLSGLLFGQKANGIVKTLELNSDVEVGDILVTEKRTYARIKFIDNSEVILRPNTRFTVEAMIFDQERPGADKAVFNLVKGGLRAITGQIGKRGNPDSYRMKTVAATIGIRGTIYEVRICNGNCGPLPDGVYLHALQDAIVVANPAGTLTVGPGQYTYVRDNTTAPVLLPEPPGIDFSLPGWVTESSDTPIIWTGNGEACLGCEVR